A single window of Rana temporaria chromosome 1, aRanTem1.1, whole genome shotgun sequence DNA harbors:
- the F2RL2 gene encoding proteinase-activated receptor 3: MKTLLILILFLESTLCLIDNSSEVSENETDTADPRTFRASQHIQHFEPIPSITDDQEQPTTSNDQKAAPEKQTFVSNATLAYLKGSTSTKLIPSIYIIVILIGIPANTLILRMLFSKTKTVCTAIFYTNLAISDLLFCLMLPFKAAYHLNGNNWIFGEAMCRVVTICFYGNMYCSILLLMCISVSRYVAIVHPFIYRSLPKRTCAVLLCCFVWITVLMFMIPFFTKQQTYNLKDLRLISCNDIYEVSADEFQFYYFISLPVFGYLIPFTVIIFCYFSIIRTLGTQDPKRFMYLKITILLLLIFALCFTPSNIILILHQVNYHYNNKDELYGSYLVALCFSSLNSCLDPFLYFLMSEITKLSKSYSEMNKVSNETKMKLLGP, encoded by the exons ATGAAGACCCTGCTAATTCTGATTCTTTTCTTAGAGTCTACGCTTTGTCTGATCG ACAATTCTTCAGAAGTTTCAGAGAATGAGACCGACACCGCAGATCCCAGGACTTTTCGAGCAAGTCAGCATATCCAACATTTCGAACCAATTCCCAGTATTACTGATGATCAAGAGCAGCCAACAACATCCAATGACCAAAAAGCTGCTCCAGAGAAGCAAACATTTGTCAGCAATGCAACTTTGGCTTACTTAAAAGGCTCTACAAGTACAAAGCTGATACCATCCATATACATCATAGTCATACTTATTGGTATTCCTGCCAACACACTTATCTTACGGATGTTGTTTTCAAAGACTAAAACCGTGTGTACGGCAATATTTTACACAAACTTGGCCATATCCGATTTACTTTTCTGCCTCATGCTGCCGTTTAAGGCGGCATATCACCTAAATGGGAACAACTGGATATTCGGTGAGGCAATGTGCCGTGTTGTGACTATATGCTTCTATGGGAACATGTATTGCTCAATTCTGCTCCTCATGTGCATTAGTGTGAGTCGATATGTCGCCATTGTCCACCCCTTCATATACCGGAGTTTACCTAAACGGACTTGTGCAGTCCTCCTGTGTTGCTTCGTGTGGATTACTGTCCTCATGTTCATGATACCATTTTTTACAAAGCAGCAGACATATAACTTAAAGGATCTTCGGCTTATATCGTGCAACGACATATATGAAGTCTCTGCTGATGAATTTCAgttctattattttatatcacTTCCTGTGTTTGGGTATCTCATTCCCTTCACTGTGATAATATTCTGTTACTTCTCAATCATAAGAACTCTGGGGACCCAAGACCCGAAACGATTCATGTACCTTAAAATAACCATCCTGCTTCTGCTTATATTTGCCTTGTGCTTTACACCCAGTAATATCATTCTCATTCTTCACCAAGTCAATTATCACTACAATAACAAGGATGAACTTTATGGAAGCTATCTCGTAGCATTGTGTTTCAGCAGTTTGAACAGTTGCCTAGACCCTTTTCTCTATTTCCTTATGTCTGAAATAACAAAACTATCCAAAAGCTACTCTGAAATGAATAAGGTGTCTAATGAAACAAAGATGAAACTTTTGGGACCGTAA